Sequence from the Halobaculum rubrum genome:
GCCGGCGTCGTGGGGGTGCAGGGGGCGGAGGTCGAGGGCGAGATCGCTCAGCGATCGCTCGATCGGCGCCTCGCCGACGCGGAGTCGAACGCCTCGAAGGCGGCCGTCGTCGCCGGAGAGACTGAGGACGTCCGCCGACAGCTCTCGGACCTCCGCGAGCGCCGCGAGACGCTGGACCAGCGGTACGAGTCCGGCGAGATCACCCGCGGCGAGTACCGCTCCAGGCTCGCACAGATCGGCGCCCAGATCCGAACGCTCGAACGCCGCCTGAACGCCACCGCCGCGGCCGCCGAGGGGATCCCCGAGGAGACGCTGCGCGAGCGCGGCGTGAACGCCTCCGCGATCGACGAACTGCGACGGAACGCCTCGGAGATGTCCGGTGGCGAGGTCGCCGAGGCCGCGCGTGGCATCGGCGGCGCCGATACCGGACAGGGACTCGCCGGCGACCCGGGCCCGCCTGAGAACGCCGGGCCGCCGAGCGACGCCGGCCCGCCGGGAAACTCCGGCAACGGAACCGGCGGTCCGCCCGCAGACGCCGGGCCGAACGACGACGAAGACGGGGAGGACCGCGGCGAGGGCGCCGCCGGTCCACTCAACGACGACCGCGGGAACGCGAACCGAACCACAGGCGCCGGCGCGGGCGCCGAGAACGGGACCGACGGGAGCCCGCCGGGTGCCCGGGGCGACACGAACGGGTCCGACGACGACCGCGGCAACGCCGGCGACGCCGCCGACGGCGCGAACGGGTCGGAGAACGCAAGCGACGGGTCCGCCGGGAGCGCAGATACCGGGAACGCCCCCGGCGACGCGGGCGACGGGACCGGCTCCGAGAACGCCGATACCGGGAGCGGGTCGGAGAAGGCGGGCGACGGGAACGGCTCCGGGGACGCGAGCGACGGGAACCGGGGGAACGGAACCGGCTCCGCCGACGACGGCGCCGCGACCCCGACCGAGACGCCCGAGGACGGCGGCGCCCGTCGCCTGGGCGACGGGCGGTATCTCACGATTCGGTGAGATCCTCCACCCCGGCGCCGACTCCCTCCCGACCGTCGGGATCGACCCGACGCCGTTCGGTTCTACGAAACCTGTAAGTAGCCTGTCGTCCAACTCGAAGGCATGAACGACGCCGGCGGTCGGTTCTTTCGAACCTTGGGTCGCATGAGCGCCGGCGAGGTCGGTCTCCCGGACCTGCTCCCCGACGACGGCCGGTTTCAGATCGGCCTCGGCGTCGTGCTCGCCGTCCTCGCGTGGATCCTCCTCCCGACGATGTACGCCGTCGGGGGGATGGTGCTCGTCCTCGCGCTGGTCACGCTGCTGTCGACCGTCGAGATCGTCCAGGCCTACGAGCAGCGCGCGCTCACCGTGCTCGGCTCCTTCCGCGGGCTCCTCGACCCCGGGATCCACCTGGTCCCCCCATTCGTCTCCCGGACCTACCGGTTCGACAGGCGCGTCCAGACGATCGACGTGCCGACCCAGGAGGCGATCACCCGCGACAACTCGCCGGTCACCGCCGACGCGGTCGTGTACATCCGCGTCGTCGACGCAGAACGGTCGTTCCTCAACGTGGAAGACTACCGTCGGGCGACCGCGCTGCTCGCGCAGACCTCCCTCCGGGCGGTCATCGGCGACATGGAACTCGACGAGACGCTCTCGCGGCGCGAGGAGATCAACCGCCGGATCCGGACGAGCCTGCAGGGGCCGACTGACGACTGGGGCGTCGACGTCGAGATGGTGGAGGTGAAGGAGGTGTTGCCCACGCGGGGCGTCCTCGACGCCATGGAGGAGCAGACCTCCGCTGAGCGCCGCCGCCGCGCCATGATCCTGGAGGCGCAGGGCGAGCGCCGCGCCGCCGTCGAGTCCGCCGAGGGCGAGCGGACGGCGAACGTCCTCTCCGCGCAAGGCGAGAAGGTCGCCTCGGTGCTGGAGGCACAGGGCGACGCCATCTCCACCGTCCTGCGCGCCCGGTCCGCCGAGTCGATGGGCGAGCGCGCCATCGTCGACAAGGGAATGGAGACGCTGGCGTCCATCGGACAGGGCGAGTCCACCACCTTCGTCATCCCGCAGGAGCTGACGAGCCTGCTGGGTCGCTACGGCCAACAGCTCTCGGGGTCGGACGTGCAGAACTCGGCGGCGCTCGACTCCCTGGAGTTCGACGACGACGAGCGGGAGCTGCTCGGGCTGGACTCCGTCGCAGAGATGCTCGAACCGGAGGCCGAGCGCGGCGCGGAGACGGCCCCGGAGTGGGAGTCGACCTACGAGGGGGAGTGACGGGGTCGGGAGCTCGCCCGGACGTGCCCCGCCCGCGGCGGGGCCCGGAGCGCCAGTCGCGCCGCTTAACCGGCTCTGTCGACAACTGCGGAGCAATGAGCGAGACACGCGACACGCGGGACTTCTGCCCGCGCTGCGGCGACTCGGTTCCGGAGCGCGAGGAACCGCTCCCGGGCGAGCCGCGCGAGCGCGACCGCGTGCTCTGTAACGCCTGCTACTTCGAGGACTTCGAACTGGTCGACGCGCCCGATCGCGTCGAGGTGACCGTCTGCTCGCACTGCGGCGCGGTCCACCGCGGCAACCGCTGGGTCGACGTCGGCGCGCGCGACTACACCGACGTGGCCGTCGACGAGGTGTCAGAGGCGCTGGCGGTCCACCTGAAGGCCGAGCAGATCCAGTGGGGCGTCGAGCCCGAGCAGGTCGACCGGAACACGATCCGGATGCACTGCACGTTCACTGGCGTCGTTCGCGGGACCCACGTCGAGGAGGAGGTCGTCGTCCCGGTGAAGATCAGTCGCGGCACCTGCGACCGGTGCGGGCGGATCTCCGGGGGCAGCTACGCCGCGGAGGTACAGATACGGGGTCGCGACCGCGTCCCCGACCCCCAGGAACAGTCGACGGCCGTCGAGATCGCCGAGTCGCTCGTCGCCGAGCGCGAGGCCGACGGCGACCGCGAGTCGTTCGTCACCGAGGTTATCGACCAGCCCGAAGGGACGGACGTGAAGCTCTCCACCAACAAGCTCGGGAAGGCCGTCGCGACCCAGATCACCGAGGAGTTGGGGGGAAGCTACTCGGAGGCGCCCACCCTCGTCACCGAGGACGGCGACGGCAACGAGGTGTACCGCGTGACGTTCGCGGTCCGTCTCCCGAAGTTCCGCCCCGGCGACGTGATCGACCCAGGGGACGGCGAGGGGCCGGTGCTCGTGCGCTCGGTCCAGGGGAACCTCAAGGGCGTGCGCATGGCGACGGGCGAGCCGTACGAGGCACGCTTCGAGGAGGGGGAGACGCCGGACGCCGAGACGGTCGGACACGTCGACGACGCCGTCGAGACGACCGTCGTGGCCGTCGAGGACGCCAACGCGGTGCAGGTGCTCGACCCGGAGACGTACGAGGCGGTGACGGTGGCGCGCCCCCCGAGCGTCGACGAGGGTGCCGCGACCGTCGAGGCGGTGAAAACCGACACGGGGCTGTACGTGGTACCGTCGGAGTCGACCGCGGCGGAATGACCGCTCCTGACGGACGGCGTCGCCGACGGCTCGCGGCTCACGTGATATACGGACGTACTCGGACCGTCGCGCGGATCGACGGGGCTACTCTCCCCACACGTCCGACAGCGGGTGGTCCGCCATCGGGTCGTCGCCGTCGCCCCCGTCGTCGTCCCCAGTGGGTCCCGAGGACCGCGTCGACTCGGACCGCGAGGAGGCGGACCCACGCGATCCGCCGGACCCGCCGCTGAACCCCTTCGACGTGCTCGACCCGCCGCCGGTTCGGTTCGACCCGCCGGACCGGTTCGCGCCGTCGGCCGCGCTCGATCGGCCGCGACCGACGCCGTGGCCCGCGCCGGAACTGGGGCCGGGGTCGGCGTCCATCCCGGCCATCGCGGCGTCGGGGTCGAACTCGGGCAGATCGGGGGTCGACATCCGGTCGATCTGGTCGCGGAACCACGGCGGCGTGTCGGCCTCGGCGCGCTCGAAGAGGTCCAAGAGGCTCGA
This genomic interval carries:
- a CDS encoding SPFH domain-containing protein, coding for MYAVGGMVLVLALVTLLSTVEIVQAYEQRALTVLGSFRGLLDPGIHLVPPFVSRTYRFDRRVQTIDVPTQEAITRDNSPVTADAVVYIRVVDAERSFLNVEDYRRATALLAQTSLRAVIGDMELDETLSRREEINRRIRTSLQGPTDDWGVDVEMVEVKEVLPTRGVLDAMEEQTSAERRRRAMILEAQGERRAAVESAEGERTANVLSAQGEKVASVLEAQGDAISTVLRARSAESMGERAIVDKGMETLASIGQGESTTFVIPQELTSLLGRYGQQLSGSDVQNSAALDSLEFDDDERELLGLDSVAEMLEPEAERGAETAPEWESTYEGE
- a CDS encoding 60S ribosomal export protein NMD3 encodes the protein MSETRDTRDFCPRCGDSVPEREEPLPGEPRERDRVLCNACYFEDFELVDAPDRVEVTVCSHCGAVHRGNRWVDVGARDYTDVAVDEVSEALAVHLKAEQIQWGVEPEQVDRNTIRMHCTFTGVVRGTHVEEEVVVPVKISRGTCDRCGRISGGSYAAEVQIRGRDRVPDPQEQSTAVEIAESLVAEREADGDRESFVTEVIDQPEGTDVKLSTNKLGKAVATQITEELGGSYSEAPTLVTEDGDGNEVYRVTFAVRLPKFRPGDVIDPGDGEGPVLVRSVQGNLKGVRMATGEPYEARFEEGETPDAETVGHVDDAVETTVVAVEDANAVQVLDPETYEAVTVARPPSVDEGAATVEAVKTDTGLYVVPSESTAAE